From one Streptomyces sp. Q6 genomic stretch:
- the leuE gene encoding leucine efflux protein LeuE, whose protein sequence is MLGVIDLPTYLAGLVLIVLLPGPNSLYVISVAARRGVRTGYKAAAGVWCGDTVLMTLSAAGVASLLQANAVLFGIVKYAGAGYLTWLAIGMLRAAWSMWRTRRERLAAEAAPDAAPEAAQERPFRRAFVISLLNPKAILFFIAFFVQFVDPSYAYPAVSFVVLGFFAQLASVLYLSALIFSGTKLADAFRRRKRLSAGATSAAGVLFLGFAVKLTLASA, encoded by the coding sequence ATGCTGGGTGTCATCGATCTTCCGACCTATCTCGCGGGTCTCGTCCTCATCGTCCTTCTCCCGGGGCCGAACTCGCTGTACGTCATATCCGTCGCCGCCCGCCGCGGCGTACGCACCGGCTACAAAGCCGCCGCGGGTGTGTGGTGCGGGGACACCGTCCTGATGACCCTGTCCGCCGCCGGTGTCGCCTCCCTCCTCCAGGCCAACGCCGTCCTCTTCGGGATCGTGAAGTACGCCGGAGCCGGCTATCTGACCTGGCTCGCGATCGGGATGCTGCGCGCCGCGTGGTCGATGTGGCGCACCCGCCGCGAGCGCCTCGCCGCCGAGGCCGCCCCGGACGCGGCGCCGGAGGCCGCGCAGGAGCGGCCATTCCGCAGGGCCTTCGTGATCAGCCTCCTCAACCCCAAGGCGATCCTGTTCTTCATCGCCTTCTTCGTGCAGTTCGTGGACCCGTCGTACGCGTATCCCGCCGTCTCCTTCGTGGTCCTCGGCTTCTTCGCTCAGCTCGCGAGCGTCCTGTACCTGTCGGCCCTGATCTTCAGCGGTACGAAGCTGGCGGACGCCTTCCGCCGCCGCAAGCGTCTGTCGGCCGGTGCGACCTCGGCGGCCGGTGTCCTGTTCCTCGGCTTCGCCGTGAAGCTGACGCTGGCCAGCGCGTAG
- a CDS encoding FAD-dependent oxidoreductase — protein sequence MDVQGDVLVDVLVVGAGPTGLVAALDLTRRGVEVLLVERTRDLFPGSRGKGIQPRTQEVLYDLGVLDAIHAAGSPYPKMRVWEGDEPGPEWDMMERSEPSEQVPYAEGWLIPQARTQEVLYARLRELGGAIRFGAALTGLAQDADGVTATFEDGSVVRARYAVAADGGRSTVRRALGIGMTGETVDPKPMMVADVRVTPDAPIPDTHWHVWPKAADGGVAFCPLPVGAADSDGSRVYQLAAQYADETAVPDTSPAAVAKLLATRTVLAEEHIAEVLWASDFRARAAMADRFRAGRVFLAGDAAHVHSPAGGQGLNTSVQDAYNLSWKLAAVLSGAPASLLDTYEEERMPVAADILGISTRIHRAGAAGQNTQRGAEVQQLGIGYRDGALTRETRKELAEDALRAGDRAPDGRRGGLRLFDVFQGPHWTLLAVGTDTEPPRFDGGLIRTARIPAYEAYGTGVFLVRPDGYVAWAGESAEGVEAYLREIGVG from the coding sequence ATGGATGTGCAGGGGGATGTACTGGTGGACGTACTGGTGGTGGGTGCGGGTCCGACGGGCCTGGTGGCGGCGCTGGACCTGACGCGGCGGGGAGTGGAGGTGCTGCTGGTCGAGCGGACACGGGACCTGTTCCCGGGCTCGCGGGGCAAGGGGATCCAGCCGCGCACGCAGGAGGTGCTGTACGACCTCGGGGTGCTGGACGCGATCCACGCGGCGGGCTCGCCCTACCCGAAGATGCGGGTCTGGGAGGGCGATGAGCCGGGCCCGGAGTGGGACATGATGGAGCGCTCCGAGCCGAGCGAGCAGGTCCCGTACGCGGAGGGGTGGCTGATACCGCAGGCCCGTACGCAGGAGGTGCTGTACGCGCGGCTGCGGGAGCTGGGCGGCGCCATCCGCTTCGGCGCCGCTCTGACGGGCCTCGCGCAGGACGCGGACGGGGTGACGGCGACCTTCGAGGACGGTTCGGTCGTACGGGCCCGGTACGCGGTGGCGGCGGACGGCGGGCGTTCCACCGTGCGGCGGGCCCTCGGCATCGGCATGACCGGCGAGACGGTCGACCCCAAGCCGATGATGGTGGCGGACGTCCGGGTGACGCCGGACGCGCCGATACCGGACACGCACTGGCACGTGTGGCCGAAGGCGGCGGACGGCGGGGTGGCGTTCTGCCCGCTGCCGGTCGGCGCGGCGGACTCCGACGGGAGCCGCGTCTATCAGCTGGCCGCGCAGTACGCGGACGAGACGGCCGTGCCGGACACGTCACCGGCGGCGGTGGCCAAGCTCCTGGCGACGCGCACGGTGCTGGCGGAGGAGCACATCGCCGAGGTGCTGTGGGCCTCCGACTTCCGGGCACGCGCGGCGATGGCGGACCGCTTCCGCGCGGGCCGGGTCTTCCTCGCGGGCGACGCGGCGCACGTCCACTCCCCCGCGGGCGGCCAGGGCCTGAACACGAGCGTGCAGGACGCGTACAACCTGAGCTGGAAGCTGGCGGCGGTCCTGTCCGGCGCACCGGCCTCGCTCCTGGACACGTACGAGGAGGAGCGGATGCCCGTCGCGGCGGACATCCTCGGCATCAGCACCCGCATCCACCGGGCGGGCGCCGCCGGCCAGAACACGCAGCGCGGCGCCGAGGTCCAGCAGCTCGGCATCGGCTACCGCGACGGGGCCCTGACCCGCGAGACACGGAAGGAGCTGGCCGAGGACGCCCTGCGCGCGGGCGACCGTGCTCCGGACGGGCGGCGCGGCGGTCTCCGCCTCTTCGACGTCTTCCAGGGACCGCACTGGACACTGCTCGCGGTCGGCACCGACACCGAACCGCCCCGGTTCGACGGCGGCTTGATACGCACGGCCCGCATCCCGGCGTACGAGGCGTACGGCACGGGCGTCTTCCTGGTCCGGCCCGACGGGTACGTGGCGTGGGCCGGGGAGAGCGCCGAGGGGGTGGAGGCGTACCTGAGGGAGATCGGGGTGGGATGA
- a CDS encoding TetR/AcrR family transcriptional regulator C-terminal domain-containing protein: MAEKKTPKEAAKKPKLDKTHVADTALDLLNDVGLEGLTLRAIAKELNVQAPALYWHFKNKQALLDEMATVMFRRMTEAGRDIGYEPGGLAGAEGAEGGEGAGHAPALSWQEWLRQGNRHLRATLLRYRDGAKVFSGSRFTGTDHGSAVEANLRLLVEAGFTFDQAAWASTTAYMYTLGFVTEEQGMQPLSGEDPAPVDVEERAERLAEYPLAAAAGGQLFAAYDERFEEGLALIVAGIEARYGVR; this comes from the coding sequence GTGGCCGAGAAGAAGACTCCGAAAGAAGCGGCGAAGAAGCCGAAGCTCGACAAGACGCACGTCGCCGACACCGCCCTCGACCTGCTGAACGACGTGGGTCTCGAAGGCCTGACGCTGCGCGCCATCGCCAAGGAGCTGAACGTCCAGGCGCCCGCCCTGTACTGGCACTTCAAGAACAAGCAGGCGCTGCTCGACGAGATGGCGACCGTGATGTTCCGGCGCATGACCGAGGCCGGCCGCGACATCGGCTACGAGCCGGGAGGGCTTGCAGGGGCGGAAGGGGCGGAAGGCGGGGAAGGGGCAGGGCACGCGCCCGCCCTCTCCTGGCAGGAGTGGCTCCGGCAGGGCAACCGTCACCTGCGCGCCACGCTCCTGCGCTACCGCGACGGCGCGAAGGTCTTCAGCGGATCACGGTTCACCGGCACCGACCACGGCTCCGCGGTGGAGGCGAACCTGCGTCTCCTCGTCGAGGCCGGATTCACCTTCGACCAGGCGGCATGGGCGAGTACCACCGCGTACATGTACACGCTGGGCTTCGTCACGGAGGAGCAGGGCATGCAGCCGCTGTCCGGCGAGGACCCCGCGCCCGTCGACGTGGAGGAGCGGGCGGAGCGGCTGGCCGAGTACCCGCTCGCCGCCGCCGCGGGCGGTCAGCTCTTCGCGGCGTACGACGAGCGATTCGAGGAAGGGCTCGCGCTGATCGTGGCGGGGATCGAGGCGCGGTACGGGGTGCGCTGA
- a CDS encoding acyltransferase: MTETVVNTTDVKSAPAARVPADTTASAPRGKRPEGRLRALDGLRLLAALMVAAYHYGGRDGDVSRAWGGSPSTQFPTLHEWFAYGPLGVQIFFVISGFVICMSGWGRPLRSFFASRVARLFPAYWAAIILVTAVFALPTVAYHAVSPSDALVNLTMLQQPAGADRVLGVCWTLWAELRFYALFALCVVLPGATRRRVVLFCAVWTMAAVLADASGEPFLNLVLMPEYAPFFIGGIGLYLVHRDRRDVLAWGVTAVGWALGQHYAVAGLWHKANPAFFSYREPLVIIAIVTAGFAAVAAIAAGMLRWADWRWLTVAGALTYPFYLVHEHLGWVTIEVLHRRLGLPSSVTFVGTAVLMLTLAWLLNRYVERWATPVLRKAVDRHL, translated from the coding sequence ATGACCGAGACGGTCGTGAACACCACAGACGTCAAGTCCGCCCCGGCCGCCCGCGTCCCCGCGGACACGACCGCGTCCGCGCCGCGCGGGAAGCGGCCCGAGGGCCGCCTGCGCGCCCTCGACGGGCTGCGCCTGCTCGCCGCGCTGATGGTGGCGGCCTACCACTACGGCGGCCGCGACGGCGATGTCTCGCGAGCCTGGGGCGGTTCGCCGAGCACCCAGTTCCCCACGCTGCACGAGTGGTTCGCGTACGGCCCGCTCGGCGTGCAGATCTTCTTCGTCATCAGCGGCTTCGTCATCTGCATGAGCGGCTGGGGCCGCCCCCTGCGCTCGTTCTTCGCGTCCCGGGTGGCGCGGCTGTTCCCCGCGTACTGGGCGGCGATCATCCTGGTGACGGCGGTCTTCGCGCTGCCCACGGTCGCGTACCACGCGGTCTCTCCCAGCGACGCGCTGGTGAACCTCACCATGCTGCAGCAGCCCGCCGGAGCGGACCGGGTCCTCGGGGTGTGCTGGACGCTGTGGGCGGAGCTGCGCTTCTACGCCCTGTTCGCGCTCTGCGTCGTGCTGCCGGGGGCGACCCGCCGCCGTGTGGTGCTGTTCTGCGCGGTGTGGACGATGGCGGCGGTGCTGGCCGACGCGTCCGGCGAACCGTTCCTGAACCTGGTGCTGATGCCGGAGTACGCCCCGTTCTTCATCGGCGGCATCGGCCTCTACCTCGTCCACCGCGACCGGCGCGACGTGCTCGCCTGGGGCGTCACCGCGGTCGGCTGGGCGCTCGGCCAGCACTACGCGGTGGCCGGGCTGTGGCACAAGGCGAATCCGGCGTTCTTCTCCTACCGCGAGCCGCTCGTCATCATCGCGATCGTCACGGCGGGGTTCGCCGCTGTCGCGGCGATCGCCGCCGGGATGCTGCGGTGGGCGGACTGGCGGTGGCTGACCGTGGCCGGGGCCCTCACGTACCCCTTCTATCTGGTGCACGAGCACCTGGGCTGGGTCACGATCGAAGTGCTGCACCGACGGCTCGGCCTGCCGTCCTCGGTGACATTCGTGGGGACGGCGGTTCTGATGCTGACGCTCGCGTGGCTGCTGAACCGGTACGTCGAGCGCTGGGCGACACCGGTGCTGCGCAAGGCGGTGGACAGGCACCTGTGA
- a CDS encoding polysialyltransferase family glycosyltransferase encodes MTTRILLASTLYGTATLAAALDAGQFAPADRTILLVANNAATPEVTPPVDRMPGFEQLRGRFDDVLSWNEAIAPFHPGGWTPRADDLPLWERYLRLEWSLGDDDVELAVESLQVNPAMAVAQIFTGAPVDVYADGLMSYGPTRNKIDPLVGTRVRRLLHLDLVPGLKPLLLTEFGVEPEVVPTPLFVKVLAELEASAVRLPHHDGDSALLLGQYLSALDILTAEEEEDLHVRMMLGAAELGHQHIVFKPHPTAPARWSRTLEREAERLGIELTILDTPVLAEVLYQRMRPALVVGCFSTALLTASALYGIPVARLGTGTLLERLAPYQNSNRVPVTIVDALLPDLTDRAAVTSQEQGMSVDELTDLLRAVGFAMQAKIYPDLRPDTERYLATHLDQRTWRYFKRRRLTSLALPGALPSQLSFIPRNAAVRRLARRARKLQRAVGR; translated from the coding sequence ATGACCACCCGCATTCTTCTCGCCTCGACGCTGTACGGGACCGCGACGCTCGCCGCCGCCCTGGACGCCGGGCAGTTCGCTCCGGCCGATCGCACGATCCTGCTCGTCGCCAACAACGCGGCGACGCCCGAGGTCACTCCGCCCGTGGACCGGATGCCCGGCTTCGAGCAGCTGCGCGGCCGTTTCGACGACGTACTGTCGTGGAACGAGGCCATCGCGCCCTTCCACCCGGGAGGCTGGACGCCGCGTGCCGACGATCTCCCCTTGTGGGAGCGGTACTTGAGGCTCGAATGGAGCCTGGGCGACGACGATGTCGAGCTGGCCGTCGAGTCCCTCCAGGTCAACCCGGCGATGGCCGTCGCGCAGATCTTCACGGGCGCACCGGTCGACGTGTACGCGGACGGCCTGATGAGCTACGGACCGACCCGTAACAAGATCGACCCGCTGGTCGGCACGCGGGTGCGCAGACTGCTCCACCTCGACCTCGTCCCCGGTCTCAAGCCGCTGCTGCTCACGGAGTTCGGGGTCGAGCCGGAGGTCGTACCGACGCCCCTGTTCGTCAAAGTACTCGCCGAACTCGAAGCCTCAGCGGTGAGGTTGCCGCATCATGACGGCGATTCCGCGCTCCTGCTCGGCCAGTACCTCTCCGCCCTCGACATCCTCACCGCCGAGGAGGAAGAGGACCTGCATGTGCGGATGATGCTCGGCGCCGCCGAACTCGGCCACCAGCACATCGTGTTCAAGCCGCACCCCACGGCACCGGCCCGCTGGTCGCGGACCCTGGAGCGGGAGGCCGAGCGGCTCGGCATCGAGCTGACCATCCTGGACACCCCGGTCCTCGCCGAGGTCCTCTACCAGAGGATGCGCCCGGCCCTGGTCGTCGGATGCTTCTCCACGGCGCTGCTCACCGCGTCCGCGCTGTACGGAATCCCGGTCGCCCGGCTCGGCACCGGAACGCTCCTGGAACGCCTCGCCCCGTACCAGAACAGCAACCGCGTCCCCGTCACGATCGTCGACGCGCTGCTGCCCGACCTCACGGACCGTGCCGCGGTCACCTCGCAGGAACAGGGCATGTCCGTGGACGAGTTGACGGATCTCCTCAGGGCGGTCGGCTTCGCGATGCAGGCGAAGATCTACCCGGACCTGCGCCCGGACACCGAGCGCTACCTCGCCACGCATCTGGACCAGCGCACCTGGCGCTACTTCAAACGCCGCCGACTGACGTCACTGGCGCTGCCGGGGGCGCTGCCCTCACAACTGTCCTTCATCCCCCGCAACGCGGCGGTGCGGCGACTGGCCCGCAGGGCCCGGAAACTGCAGCGCGCCGTGGGCCGCTGA
- a CDS encoding glycosyltransferase family 2 protein: MVKLSVIVPFYNVQQYAPDTLRSLRANAREDFEFILVDDCSKDETPDILARAERELPGAVVVRHEQNGGLATARNTGLDAARGEYLTFLDGDDWLAPGYYAELLAAIEGLGCDFVRTDHVQCTARARTVHRVPIGLRGVVMDPREAILPADRSTSVDYPYAWAGMYHRRLADAGLLHFTDGLRTAEDRPWIWRLHREAKSFAAVGLLGLFYRRGVASSLTQIGDVRQLDFIRAFDQVVRETAQDKDADQLLPKAVRTYCAIISHHLGSIERFEPPVARTLKSLSAAALRRMPQRVLDDALDSMDLERATRLRRLRRRPVSAGATA, translated from the coding sequence GTGGTCAAGCTCTCCGTCATCGTGCCGTTCTACAACGTGCAGCAATATGCGCCCGACACTCTGCGAAGTCTTCGCGCCAACGCGCGGGAGGACTTCGAATTCATTCTCGTCGACGACTGCTCCAAGGACGAGACCCCGGACATTCTCGCGCGCGCCGAGCGCGAGCTGCCCGGCGCCGTCGTCGTCAGACACGAGCAGAACGGGGGACTCGCCACGGCCCGCAACACCGGACTGGACGCGGCGCGCGGCGAGTACCTCACGTTCCTGGACGGTGACGACTGGCTCGCCCCCGGCTACTACGCCGAACTCCTGGCCGCCATAGAGGGCCTGGGCTGCGACTTCGTCCGCACGGACCATGTGCAGTGCACGGCCAGGGCCCGGACCGTCCACCGGGTGCCGATCGGCCTGCGCGGGGTGGTGATGGACCCACGGGAGGCGATTCTCCCGGCCGACCGCTCCACGTCCGTGGACTACCCGTACGCGTGGGCCGGCATGTACCACCGGCGCCTGGCCGACGCCGGACTGCTGCACTTCACCGACGGGCTGCGCACGGCGGAGGACCGGCCCTGGATCTGGCGGCTGCACCGCGAGGCGAAATCCTTTGCGGCGGTGGGTCTGCTCGGCCTCTTCTATCGGCGCGGCGTCGCGTCATCGCTTACGCAGATCGGTGACGTACGCCAGCTCGATTTCATTCGCGCATTCGACCAGGTCGTCCGGGAAACCGCTCAGGACAAGGACGCGGATCAACTGCTCCCGAAGGCTGTACGCACCTACTGCGCCATCATTTCCCATCACTTGGGATCCATCGAAAGGTTCGAACCACCCGTGGCCCGCACACTGAAATCTCTCAGCGCGGCGGCGCTGCGCCGCATGCCGCAGCGGGTCCTCGACGACGCGCTCGACTCGATGGACCTGGAGCGGGCCACGCGGCTGCGACGGCTGCGACGCCGTCCCGTGTCTGCGGGGGCCACCGCATGA
- a CDS encoding DUF6716 putative glycosyltransferase: MPVRNEKQQRVAVLADSDTRWKWGSLTAARLLPDGAALDGFLLRGRATPTPRQLQEVGVRADSLREVTAVEFLRAMRSGGYDVVVLALVGGAVQALLHGLAHTWQGSADRPVVVTGYVGVVYEKLADGLLLRHGADVVLANSAYDADRFRAVYEGVGADATAVTECALPFLGGAPYQKAHDPYTVVFAAQPSVPDTPADRMYLLDRLVRHAESHPDREVLLKLRSKPGEHTTHIEETPYQKLVQRLRAPANFRLVYGNMGEVLDRTDLLVTVSSTAALEALHRRVPTALLTDLGVREALGNHHFTGSGCLVSWDQLDAGRIPEPDAAWVARQGVAADGTYENAFDGARARVAELLAGDRPPLAPYYSRTTAPGYLPRVLARHHLAPDGSPLPGAPAADKDPGAVRQIVRRAARGAYRHGVQRVAPVIRRMGEL, encoded by the coding sequence GTGCCAGTAAGGAACGAAAAGCAGCAACGAGTCGCCGTACTCGCGGACTCCGACACCCGGTGGAAATGGGGGTCGCTCACCGCGGCCCGGCTCCTTCCCGACGGTGCGGCCCTCGACGGCTTCCTGCTGCGCGGCCGTGCCACCCCGACCCCGCGCCAGCTCCAAGAGGTCGGCGTCCGCGCGGACAGCCTCCGCGAGGTCACCGCCGTCGAGTTCCTGCGCGCGATGAGATCCGGTGGGTACGACGTGGTCGTCCTCGCCCTCGTGGGCGGAGCCGTCCAGGCCCTACTGCACGGACTCGCCCACACCTGGCAAGGATCGGCGGACCGGCCCGTCGTCGTCACCGGCTACGTCGGCGTCGTCTACGAGAAGCTCGCCGACGGACTGCTCCTGCGCCACGGCGCGGACGTCGTCCTCGCCAACTCGGCCTACGACGCGGACCGTTTCCGCGCCGTGTACGAGGGCGTGGGCGCCGACGCCACCGCGGTCACGGAGTGCGCGCTGCCCTTCCTCGGCGGCGCGCCCTACCAGAAGGCGCACGACCCGTACACGGTGGTGTTCGCGGCGCAGCCGTCCGTGCCGGACACCCCGGCCGACCGGATGTATCTGCTCGACCGCCTCGTCCGGCACGCCGAGTCGCACCCGGATCGCGAGGTGCTCCTCAAGCTGCGCAGCAAGCCCGGTGAGCACACCACGCACATCGAGGAGACGCCCTACCAGAAGCTCGTGCAGCGGCTCCGGGCCCCCGCCAACTTCCGTCTCGTGTACGGAAACATGGGCGAGGTCCTCGACCGTACGGACCTGCTCGTCACGGTCAGTTCCACGGCCGCCCTGGAAGCGCTGCACCGGCGCGTCCCCACCGCGCTGCTCACCGACCTCGGGGTGCGCGAAGCACTCGGCAACCACCACTTCACCGGCTCCGGCTGCCTCGTGTCGTGGGACCAACTGGACGCCGGCCGGATCCCCGAGCCCGACGCCGCGTGGGTGGCACGGCAGGGCGTCGCCGCCGACGGCACGTACGAGAACGCCTTCGACGGGGCCAGGGCCAGGGTCGCCGAGCTCCTGGCGGGCGACCGCCCGCCCCTCGCGCCGTACTACAGCCGCACCACCGCCCCCGGCTACCTGCCGCGCGTCCTCGCCCGCCACCACCTCGCGCCCGACGGCTCCCCGCTGCCCGGCGCGCCCGCCGCCGACAAGGACCCCGGCGCCGTACGGCAGATCGTCCGCCGGGCCGCGCGCGGCGCCTACCGGCACGGCGTGCAGCGCGTCGCCCCCGTGATCCGGCGGATGGGGGAGCTGTGA
- a CDS encoding N-acylneuraminate cytidylyltransferase produces MTDQEAGQTTPVRRVLAVIPARGGSKGVPAKNLAPVGGVPLVARAVRECLATRHVTDVVVSTDDAAIAAAAREAGAEVVTRPAAIAGDKSSSEAAVLHAMDAHEALQGAAVDVVLLVQCTSPFLVRDDIDGVVRAVVENGADSALTVAPFHGFVWRDTADEPKPVAAERTAAEGGGVAVLTAQETGGGYGVNHDKSFRQMRQDRPQDLLETGAVYAMRATGFRRHEHRFFGRTELVRTDPARVLEIDDPHDLARARALAPLFDASLSDTLPAREDIDAVVLDFDGTQTDDKVLIDSDGREFVTVHRGDGLGIAALRKSGLSMLILSTEVNPVVAARARKLKIPVLHGIDRKDLALKQWCEEQGIAPERVLYVGNDVNDLPCFAVAGWPVAVANAHDVVRGAARAVTTVPGGEGAIREIASWILGPSLAPDSLDTLETT; encoded by the coding sequence ATGACCGACCAGGAAGCGGGACAGACGACCCCGGTCCGCCGCGTCCTCGCCGTGATCCCCGCCCGCGGCGGCTCCAAGGGAGTGCCGGCCAAGAACCTCGCCCCGGTCGGCGGCGTGCCCCTCGTGGCCCGCGCCGTCCGCGAGTGCCTCGCCACCCGGCACGTCACCGACGTCGTGGTCTCCACCGACGACGCGGCGATCGCCGCGGCGGCGCGGGAGGCGGGCGCCGAGGTCGTCACCCGGCCCGCCGCCATCGCCGGCGACAAGTCCTCCTCGGAGGCGGCCGTGCTGCACGCCATGGACGCCCACGAGGCGCTCCAGGGGGCGGCCGTCGACGTGGTCCTGCTCGTGCAGTGCACCAGCCCCTTCCTCGTGCGGGACGACATCGACGGCGTGGTCCGCGCCGTCGTGGAGAACGGGGCGGACAGCGCCCTGACCGTCGCGCCCTTCCACGGGTTCGTGTGGCGGGACACGGCGGACGAGCCGAAGCCCGTCGCCGCCGAGCGGACCGCGGCCGAGGGCGGCGGCGTCGCCGTCCTCACCGCACAGGAGACCGGCGGCGGCTACGGCGTCAACCACGACAAGTCCTTCCGCCAGATGCGCCAGGACCGCCCCCAGGACCTCCTGGAGACCGGCGCCGTCTACGCGATGCGGGCCACCGGCTTCCGCCGCCACGAACACCGCTTCTTCGGCCGTACGGAACTCGTCCGCACCGACCCCGCCCGGGTCCTGGAGATCGACGACCCGCACGACCTGGCCCGCGCCCGCGCGCTGGCCCCCCTCTTCGACGCGTCCCTGTCCGACACGCTCCCCGCCCGGGAGGACATCGACGCGGTCGTCCTCGACTTCGATGGCACCCAGACCGACGACAAGGTGCTGATCGACTCCGACGGACGGGAGTTCGTCACCGTGCACCGCGGTGACGGCCTCGGCATCGCGGCCCTGCGCAAGAGCGGCCTGTCGATGCTGATCCTGTCCACGGAGGTGAACCCGGTCGTCGCCGCCCGGGCCCGGAAGCTCAAGATCCCGGTCCTGCACGGCATCGACCGCAAGGACCTCGCACTGAAGCAGTGGTGCGAGGAGCAGGGCATCGCGCCGGAGCGCGTGCTCTACGTCGGGAACGACGTCAACGACCTCCCGTGCTTCGCCGTCGCCGGCTGGCCCGTGGCGGTCGCGAACGCCCATGACGTCGTACGCGGCGCCGCACGCGCCGTCACCACCGTCCCCGGTGGCGAAGGCGCGATCAGGGAGATCGCGAGCTGGATCCTCGGCCCGTCACTCGCTCCCGACTCTCTCGACACCCTCGAAACCACGTAA
- a CDS encoding N-acetylneuraminate synthase family protein: MSVATRLRTFGPERIAGPGQPVYITGEIGINHNGDLENAFKLIDVAAEAGCDAVKFQKRTPEICTPRDQWDIERDTPWGRMTYIDYRHRVEFGEDEYRQIDEHCKKRGIDWFASPWDTEAVAFLEKFDVPAHKVASASLTDDELLRALRATGRTIILSTGMSTPKQIRHAVEVLGSDNILMCHATSTYPSVAEELNLRVINTLQAEYPNVPIGYSGHETGLQTTLAAVALGATFVERHITLDRAMWGSDQAASVEPQGLTRLVRDIRTIEASLGDGVKKVYESELGPMKKLRRVAGVVAESEIAVAAGEPVGV; the protein is encoded by the coding sequence ATGTCTGTTGCCACCCGTCTGCGCACCTTCGGCCCCGAGCGCATCGCCGGCCCCGGTCAGCCCGTCTACATCACCGGTGAGATCGGCATCAACCACAACGGCGACCTGGAGAACGCGTTCAAGCTGATCGACGTCGCCGCCGAAGCCGGCTGCGACGCGGTCAAGTTCCAGAAGCGCACCCCCGAGATCTGCACCCCGCGCGACCAGTGGGACATCGAGCGGGACACCCCCTGGGGCCGCATGACGTACATCGACTACCGCCACCGCGTCGAGTTCGGCGAGGACGAGTACCGCCAGATCGACGAGCACTGCAAGAAGCGCGGCATCGACTGGTTCGCCTCCCCGTGGGACACCGAGGCCGTCGCCTTCCTGGAGAAGTTCGACGTCCCCGCCCACAAGGTCGCCTCCGCGTCGCTCACCGACGACGAGCTGCTGCGCGCCCTGCGCGCCACCGGCCGCACGATCATCCTCTCCACCGGCATGTCGACGCCGAAGCAGATCCGCCACGCGGTCGAGGTCCTCGGCAGCGACAACATCCTGATGTGCCACGCCACGTCGACGTACCCGTCGGTCGCCGAGGAGCTCAACCTCCGCGTCATCAACACCCTCCAGGCCGAGTACCCGAACGTCCCGATCGGCTACTCCGGCCACGAGACCGGCCTCCAGACGACCCTCGCCGCCGTCGCCCTCGGCGCCACGTTCGTCGAGCGCCACATCACCCTCGACCGCGCCATGTGGGGCTCGGACCAGGCCGCGTCCGTCGAGCCGCAGGGCCTCACGCGCCTCGTCCGCGACATCCGCACCATCGAGGCGTCCCTCGGTGACGGCGTCAAGAAGGTCTACGAGTCCGAGCTCGGCCCGATGAAGAAGCTGCGCCGCGTCGCGGGCGTCGTCGCCGAGTCGGAGATCGCCGTCGCCGCCGGTGAGCCGGTCGGCGTCTGA